Proteins from a genomic interval of Hydrogenophaga sp. PAMC20947:
- a CDS encoding cupin domain-containing protein has protein sequence MSEVSAQKSPVPAGQGVVRRIVTGHDSQGRSIVSEDGAAPVVRTNPRRVGFCATELWMTQEMPAFVGNDVDPTTSRSIKLEPPKSGTVVRIVEFGPEGEWLEKLDAAGTREAWGAFGTDAASTNRTGKAKHPLIHRTQTVDYCLILEGEITLVLDQEEVLMRTGDFAVERGTNHAWANRSGKPCRILFVLIDGQFDPALPPLLAAVDGA, from the coding sequence ATGAGCGAAGTTTCTGCACAGAAGTCCCCAGTTCCCGCTGGTCAGGGGGTGGTTCGACGCATCGTCACCGGGCACGACAGCCAGGGGCGGTCCATCGTGAGCGAAGACGGCGCCGCGCCGGTGGTGAGAACCAACCCCCGCCGGGTGGGTTTTTGCGCCACCGAGCTCTGGATGACCCAGGAGATGCCAGCCTTTGTAGGCAACGATGTTGACCCCACGACCAGCCGCTCCATCAAGCTGGAGCCGCCGAAGAGCGGCACGGTGGTGCGCATCGTCGAATTTGGCCCGGAAGGCGAGTGGCTGGAGAAGCTCGATGCCGCAGGCACGCGAGAGGCATGGGGTGCATTTGGCACCGATGCGGCTTCGACCAACCGCACCGGCAAGGCCAAACATCCGCTGATCCACCGGACGCAAACCGTTGACTATTGCCTGATTCTGGAAGGCGAAATCACGCTGGTTCTGGACCAGGAAGAGGTGCTGATGCGCACCGGCGATTTCGCCGTGGAGCGGGGCACCAACCACGCCTGGGCCAACCGGTCTGGCAAACCCTGCCGCATCCTGTTTGTCTTGATCGACGGGCAGTTTGACCCTGCCTTGCCGCCGCTGCTGGCCGCAGTGGACGGCGCCTGA
- a CDS encoding heme-binding protein, whose amino-acid sequence MSETLCPLQVSLSLSQANTIIETALATGRAHNMQPLAVAVLDVGAHLVAFQREDGCGMLRFDIARGKAAAALGMGMSTRMIRDRLAARPAFQSALAAAAQGQFIPVPGGVLILDAGGFAVGAVGISGDTSDKDEFCAITAIQAAGLKSEPEAAAPDWNQSQL is encoded by the coding sequence ATGTCTGAAACCTTGTGTCCTCTTCAAGTCAGCCTTTCCCTGAGCCAGGCCAACACCATCATTGAAACCGCGCTGGCCACGGGCCGTGCACACAACATGCAACCGCTGGCGGTGGCCGTCCTGGATGTCGGTGCGCACCTCGTGGCCTTTCAACGCGAAGACGGCTGTGGCATGTTGCGTTTTGATATCGCCCGCGGCAAGGCCGCTGCCGCCTTGGGCATGGGCATGTCGACCCGGATGATCCGCGACCGACTCGCTGCACGTCCAGCATTTCAGAGCGCCTTGGCCGCAGCGGCCCAAGGCCAGTTCATCCCGGTTCCGGGTGGTGTGTTGATCCTGGACGCCGGCGGCTTCGCGGTGGGCGCGGTGGGCATCAGCGGCGACACCTCGGACAAGGACGAGTTCTGCGCCATCACGGCCATTCAAGCCGCAGGACTGAAAAGCGAACCGGAAGCAGCCGCTCCGGATTGGAACCAGAGCCAGCTTTAA
- a CDS encoding TRAP transporter large permease, translated as MEFSSVNVGLASVVAIVVLIYAGTHIAIALGMVSFLGVWLLKGNVDVAFNLLSLAMADSVTDEAFATVPLFVMMGLVVSRCGLGRDVYDFGNTLFKEVRGGLGLATVAANAIFAAVTGSSIASASVFAKVAIPEMVRYRYGKRFAVGIVAGSSVLGMIIPPSTMLIIYAVVTEQSVGAMFLAGVLPGVLLSVAYCVAILLMVRFASGFVGGELSGHKRPPLSIVLKEGAAKLGPVLLLVSVVLGGIYGGILTPVESGAAGTVVAAIIGAVKGRLNFKAIWGALVDTGHITANILFLIIAASIYSRMMGIAGLPTLFGEWLGGVNMSLTSFMLLYVTLLLLLGTIIDTASIILIVVPLFLPALEPFGINLIWFGIITVVGAEIGLLTPPFGISCFVIKATIDDPSITLNDVFMGALPFAAVMLVVLALLIAFPQISLAFL; from the coding sequence ATGGAATTCAGCAGCGTCAATGTCGGATTGGCTTCGGTGGTGGCGATCGTGGTGCTTATCTACGCGGGTACCCACATCGCGATCGCCTTGGGTATGGTGTCTTTCCTGGGTGTCTGGCTGCTCAAGGGCAACGTCGACGTCGCTTTCAATTTGCTGTCGCTGGCCATGGCCGATTCGGTTACTGATGAGGCGTTTGCGACGGTTCCCCTCTTTGTCATGATGGGGCTGGTGGTCAGCCGCTGTGGCCTGGGGCGAGATGTTTACGACTTCGGCAACACGCTCTTCAAAGAGGTGCGTGGTGGCTTGGGGCTGGCCACCGTGGCGGCCAATGCCATCTTTGCGGCGGTGACCGGTTCGTCCATTGCATCGGCCTCCGTGTTTGCCAAGGTGGCGATACCGGAGATGGTGCGTTACCGCTATGGCAAGCGCTTCGCGGTGGGCATTGTGGCGGGCAGCTCGGTGCTGGGCATGATCATTCCGCCCAGCACGATGTTGATCATTTACGCGGTGGTCACAGAGCAATCGGTTGGCGCCATGTTCCTGGCCGGCGTCTTGCCTGGTGTGCTGCTGTCGGTTGCATACTGCGTCGCTATTCTGTTGATGGTCCGGTTTGCCTCCGGTTTTGTGGGGGGTGAACTCTCGGGCCACAAACGCCCGCCGCTCAGCATTGTGCTCAAGGAGGGCGCCGCGAAGCTGGGCCCCGTGTTGCTGCTGGTTTCCGTTGTATTGGGCGGCATTTATGGCGGCATCCTGACCCCGGTGGAGTCGGGCGCAGCGGGCACCGTGGTGGCGGCAATCATTGGCGCGGTCAAGGGTCGCTTGAATTTCAAGGCCATCTGGGGTGCGCTGGTCGACACCGGGCACATCACCGCCAATATCCTGTTTCTCATCATTGCAGCGTCCATCTACAGCCGCATGATGGGCATCGCCGGCCTGCCCACCCTGTTTGGCGAATGGCTGGGTGGGGTGAACATGTCGTTGACCTCATTCATGCTGCTGTATGTGACTTTGCTGTTGCTGCTGGGCACCATCATTGACACGGCCTCCATCATCCTGATCGTGGTGCCCTTGTTTCTCCCCGCGCTGGAGCCCTTTGGCATCAACCTGATCTGGTTCGGGATCATCACAGTGGTGGGCGCTGAGATCGGCTTGCTCACGCCGCCCTTTGGCATTTCTTGTTTTGTCATCAAGGCCACCATCGACGACCCCTCCATCACCTTGAACGATGTGTTCATGGGGGCCTTGCCCTTTGCCGCGGTGATGCTGGTGGTGCTGGCCCTGTTGATTGCCTTTCCGCAGATCAGTCTGGCTTTTTTATGA
- a CDS encoding YciI family protein: MSQNSWQEHINHVTAKGVLAKPLYVIFTKPANGLDAVREHLAEHLRYQKDLEARGITFGAGPFANDSETEWSGEGMVIVRAASMQEARALAEADPMHRSGARTFLVRPWLLNEGSYTVTVRYSEPFRTVT; the protein is encoded by the coding sequence ATGAGCCAAAACAGCTGGCAAGAACACATCAACCACGTTACCGCCAAAGGGGTGCTGGCCAAGCCCTTGTATGTGATCTTCACGAAACCCGCCAACGGGCTGGACGCGGTGCGTGAGCACCTTGCAGAACACCTGCGGTACCAGAAAGACCTGGAGGCCCGTGGCATCACGTTCGGCGCAGGCCCTTTCGCCAACGACAGCGAAACGGAGTGGAGCGGTGAAGGCATGGTCATTGTGCGGGCGGCTTCGATGCAAGAAGCCCGGGCGCTGGCCGAAGCCGACCCCATGCACCGCAGCGGCGCGCGGACTTTTCTGGTCAGGCCGTGGCTTCTCAACGAGGGCTCCTACACCGTGACCGTGCGCTATTCCGAGCCTTTTCGCACCGTCACCTGA
- a CDS encoding GntR family transcriptional regulator codes for MARKNALTEVSARGGTTATRASAVYEQLRSDIAHGVLEPGSKLRVEAMSTRYNVGASPIREALSRLSSEGLVSRTDLRGFSVAGLNWDELPILTHNRVQLESIALSESIEHRDQAMEDELVLLVHKLSRTPRSLSEEQFVTNPAWEALHFEFHRALLSRCPSRWMRSFCDSLADEAYRFRQVAAGKTFSSRNEHAEHQAIFEAVIEGRKEEAVRLLTDHYTRTTTVIESQVKESADAAPV; via the coding sequence ATGGCACGCAAAAACGCACTCACCGAAGTTTCTGCCCGTGGCGGCACCACGGCAACCCGCGCGAGCGCGGTGTACGAACAGCTGCGTTCTGACATTGCCCACGGTGTGCTCGAGCCGGGCAGCAAGCTGCGTGTTGAGGCCATGAGCACCCGGTACAACGTTGGGGCCAGCCCCATACGGGAAGCCCTCAGCCGTTTGTCTTCCGAAGGTCTGGTTAGCCGAACAGACCTGCGTGGATTCAGCGTGGCCGGCTTGAACTGGGATGAACTGCCCATCCTCACGCACAACCGCGTGCAGCTGGAAAGCATCGCGTTGAGTGAGTCCATCGAACACCGCGACCAGGCCATGGAGGACGAGCTGGTCTTGCTGGTCCACAAGCTATCGCGCACGCCCCGTTCGCTGTCCGAAGAGCAGTTCGTCACCAACCCGGCGTGGGAAGCTTTGCATTTCGAGTTTCACCGTGCCTTGTTGTCGCGATGCCCTTCGCGCTGGATGCGCTCCTTCTGCGACAGCCTCGCCGACGAAGCCTACCGGTTCCGCCAGGTGGCAGCCGGCAAGACCTTCAGCTCACGCAACGAACACGCGGAGCACCAGGCCATTTTTGAAGCGGTGATCGAAGGTCGAAAGGAAGAGGCGGTGCGCCTGTTGACCGATCACTACACGCGCACAACGACCGTGATCGAGTCACAGGTGAAGGAAAGCGCCGACGCTGCACCGGTCTGA
- a CDS encoding OsmC family protein has translation MVNIRPKTTIKMRMQGEVISHARTDVTVRDLSTTIDEPTERGGTNLGFSPTETFAAALVGCTSVISHKIAHRMGITFGAMSLRLEADFDRRGVTLVEEVAVPFPAMTLHIDVATDATPEQMEQLQRELAMFCPIAKLVRASGTQLTELWTTTPI, from the coding sequence ATGGTCAATATCCGACCCAAAACCACCATCAAGATGCGGATGCAAGGCGAGGTGATTTCACACGCCCGAACCGATGTCACCGTGCGCGACCTGTCGACCACCATCGACGAACCCACCGAACGGGGTGGCACCAACCTGGGTTTCAGCCCAACCGAAACCTTTGCCGCTGCCCTGGTGGGTTGCACCAGCGTGATCAGCCACAAGATCGCGCACCGGATGGGCATCACGTTCGGTGCCATGAGCCTGCGCCTGGAGGCCGACTTTGACCGACGTGGCGTGACGCTGGTGGAAGAGGTGGCCGTGCCCTTCCCGGCGATGACGCTGCACATCGATGTGGCCACCGACGCCACCCCCGAACAAATGGAACAACTTCAACGTGAGCTCGCCATGTTCTGTCCGATCGCCAAGCTGGTGCGCGCGTCAGGCACACAGCTGACCGAACTCTGGACCACCACTCCTATCTGA
- a CDS encoding TRAP transporter small permease subunit — protein sequence MSEAVSTPTENLGLFDRLVVGLNALGSLWILFLVLLVTSDAMGRSLFASPIAGVTELIQISIIGIVFLQLADAVRTHRLTRADSFLTLLHAKRPRLAWRMEAVFLALGAAYMVLGLWGSVPLLLESYERDEFMGNVGVFTVKVWPIKTIIVLGLIVTFIEFTRQAIAAWRRAPAP from the coding sequence GTGAGCGAAGCCGTCTCTACCCCAACGGAAAACCTGGGGCTTTTTGACCGACTGGTGGTCGGCCTGAACGCCCTGGGATCACTCTGGATCCTGTTTCTGGTGCTGCTGGTCACTTCCGATGCCATGGGGCGAAGCCTCTTCGCCAGTCCCATTGCGGGTGTGACCGAGCTGATCCAGATCTCCATCATCGGCATCGTTTTTCTCCAGCTGGCCGACGCGGTCCGGACGCACCGGTTGACGCGGGCGGATTCGTTCCTGACCCTGCTGCATGCCAAGCGCCCGCGCCTGGCATGGCGCATGGAAGCCGTGTTTCTAGCCTTGGGCGCAGCCTACATGGTGCTGGGCCTGTGGGGTTCGGTTCCTTTGCTGCTGGAGTCCTACGAACGCGACGAGTTCATGGGCAATGTGGGAGTGTTCACGGTCAAGGTCTGGCCGATCAAAACCATCATCGTGCTCGGTTTGATCGTGACCTTCATCGAGTTCACCCGACAAGCCATTGCTGCGTGGCGGCGGGCGCCTGCGCCCTGA
- a CDS encoding fumarylacetoacetate hydrolase family protein yields the protein MRLVSFETPEGPNWGVLRDGAVVPSEAMGADVPRSLMALLADEAGWPALLAELPQRAAQATSLPLAEVSLLPCVPRPGKVICLGVNYIDHAKEGGNTIGDYPSIFLRCATSLLAHGAPLQVPKVSDKLDFEAELAVVIGRRTRFVSQDDALKSVFAYACFNDATLRDYQRKTAQWTIGKNFDATGAFGPCMVTPDELPAGCSGVRIESRLNGQVMQSANTGDMAFGVARTIALLSESLTLEPGDVVVMGTPGGVGYARTPPVWMKAGDRIEIEIDGIGILANEVVA from the coding sequence ATGCGACTGGTCAGTTTTGAAACCCCCGAAGGCCCGAACTGGGGCGTATTGCGCGATGGGGCTGTGGTGCCCAGCGAAGCGATGGGCGCTGATGTGCCCCGCTCGCTGATGGCCTTGCTGGCCGACGAAGCGGGCTGGCCCGCGCTGCTGGCTGAGCTGCCCCAGCGGGCGGCCCAGGCCACATCGCTGCCGCTGGCCGAGGTGAGTCTGCTGCCCTGCGTGCCCCGCCCGGGCAAGGTGATCTGCCTGGGGGTGAACTACATCGACCACGCCAAAGAAGGTGGCAACACCATTGGCGACTACCCCTCCATCTTCCTGCGCTGTGCCACTTCCTTGTTGGCCCACGGCGCGCCGCTGCAAGTGCCCAAGGTCTCGGACAAGCTGGATTTCGAGGCAGAGCTGGCTGTGGTGATCGGGCGGCGCACGCGCTTTGTCTCGCAAGACGACGCTTTGAAATCGGTCTTTGCCTACGCCTGCTTCAACGACGCCACGCTGCGCGATTACCAGCGCAAGACGGCGCAGTGGACCATCGGCAAAAACTTTGATGCCACGGGCGCCTTTGGTCCCTGCATGGTCACGCCCGACGAGCTGCCAGCGGGTTGCTCGGGTGTGCGCATCGAGTCGCGCCTGAACGGGCAGGTGATGCAGAGCGCGAACACGGGCGACATGGCCTTTGGCGTTGCGCGCACGATTGCCTTGTTGTCGGAGTCGCTGACCCTGGAGCCGGGTGATGTGGTGGTGATGGGCACGCCGGGTGGGGTGGGTTATGCGCGCACGCCGCCAGTGTGGATGAAGGCGGGCGACCGCATCGAGATCGAGATCGACGGCATCGGCATTCTGGCCAACGAGGTGGTCGCGTAA
- a CDS encoding MBL fold metallo-hydrolase has translation MKRILLALISLVVLSSHTAVLAQAHAQPAAADEFRVTLLGTGSPAPVMRRFGPGVLIQAGGKRLLIDAGRGVTQRLMQAGLRLGQVDAVLLTHLHSDHIVGLPDLWLTGWLEAGYAQRKGPLVVYGPVGTQNLMSGLAQAFDWDIKARIADQGLDAKAIGSNVTELKPGVVFDAGGLKVTAIEVDHGELLQPAFAYRVDFEGRSVTVSGDTRFSENLIDKAAGTDLLIHQVAAARPELLKLPAFKVIMEHHTSPEEAGTVFSRVKPRLAVFYHFVLLGTPAVPAVNEATVLELARKTYSGPLLIGEDLMAFRLERDQVIPLSSRHP, from the coding sequence ATGAAACGCATTTTGCTGGCTCTCATTTCATTGGTGGTGTTGTCATCGCACACCGCCGTTCTGGCTCAAGCGCACGCCCAGCCGGCAGCTGCAGACGAATTTCGCGTCACGCTTCTTGGCACGGGCAGTCCGGCTCCGGTGATGCGGCGCTTTGGACCGGGTGTACTGATTCAGGCAGGCGGCAAGCGCTTGCTGATCGACGCGGGCCGAGGCGTCACACAGCGGTTGATGCAGGCCGGGTTGCGCCTGGGCCAGGTGGATGCGGTGCTTTTGACCCACTTGCACTCCGATCACATCGTGGGCCTGCCCGACCTTTGGCTCACCGGCTGGCTGGAGGCGGGTTATGCACAGCGAAAGGGGCCTTTGGTGGTTTATGGCCCTGTGGGAACGCAGAACCTGATGAGTGGCCTGGCCCAAGCTTTTGACTGGGACATCAAGGCCCGCATCGCTGATCAAGGGCTGGACGCCAAGGCCATTGGGTCGAATGTCACCGAACTGAAGCCCGGTGTGGTGTTCGACGCTGGCGGGCTCAAAGTGACGGCGATCGAAGTCGACCACGGTGAACTGTTGCAACCCGCATTTGCTTACCGTGTTGATTTTGAGGGTCGATCGGTCACGGTGTCGGGGGACACGCGCTTCAGCGAGAACCTCATCGACAAAGCCGCTGGCACCGATCTCTTGATCCACCAGGTGGCGGCGGCCCGACCTGAGCTTCTGAAGCTGCCAGCCTTCAAAGTGATCATGGAACACCACACCTCACCCGAAGAGGCCGGGACCGTGTTCAGCCGTGTGAAGCCCCGGCTGGCCGTTTTCTACCACTTTGTTCTGCTTGGAACACCCGCGGTGCCTGCTGTGAACGAAGCGACGGTGCTGGAGCTGGCCCGCAAAACTTATTCAGGGCCGCTATTGATCGGAGAAGACCTGATGGCTTTCCGTCTGGAGCGGGACCAGGTGATCCCTCTTTCTTCACGCCATCCCTGA
- a CDS encoding malonic semialdehyde reductase gives MTEFNHLIESLFEEARSHAHWLAEPVSETLLRSLYERAKWGPTSMNSQPMRLQFVVSQAAKQKLVECINVPNRPKALGAPVTVIVGQDLSFPETLATQFPHKTDALSYYEGKPELVASTALRNSSLQGGYLIMAARSLGLDCGPMSGFDNAAVDRAFWAGTTVKTNFLCNLGHGDPASLHPRGPRLSFDQVCRFV, from the coding sequence ATGACAGAATTCAATCATTTAATCGAATCGCTTTTTGAAGAGGCCCGATCCCACGCCCACTGGCTGGCCGAACCCGTCAGCGAGACGCTGTTGCGCTCTTTGTACGAACGCGCCAAATGGGGCCCCACCTCCATGAACAGCCAACCCATGCGGCTCCAGTTTGTGGTGAGCCAGGCCGCCAAACAGAAACTGGTTGAATGCATCAACGTGCCCAACCGGCCCAAAGCCCTGGGAGCGCCTGTGACGGTGATCGTGGGGCAGGACCTGTCGTTTCCAGAAACCCTGGCCACCCAGTTCCCCCACAAGACCGACGCCTTGAGCTACTACGAGGGCAAGCCCGAACTGGTGGCGTCCACCGCCCTGCGCAACAGCAGCCTGCAAGGGGGTTACCTGATCATGGCCGCGCGGTCGCTGGGGCTGGACTGTGGTCCGATGTCGGGCTTCGACAACGCGGCGGTCGACCGGGCCTTCTGGGCAGGGACCACCGTAAAAACCAACTTCCTGTGCAATCTGGGCCACGGCGACCCGGCTTCGCTGCACCCGCGGGGTCCGCGTCTCTCTTTTGATCAGGTCTGCCGGTTCGTCTGA
- a CDS encoding tripartite tricarboxylate transporter substrate binding protein: MQRRHFIQAAGATTLFTWLPAQAQAYPSRTVRMVVPFPPGGPTDSFARLYADALGKQLGQTVVVENKAGASGAIGSLDVKNSAADGYTLLFATASTHALYNLIEPNPRYSATDDFDYVGVLGGAPVALAVSPAMPKTLKGLVALAKEKPGKLNYGSPGTGTLLHVATERFKQMTGADITHIPYKGTGPALQDLMGGQIDMAVGTLGGLLPLHRSGKLRIVGVATAKRLSMAPDVMTIAESAEMSAPFEAMLWNVVAVPRNLPAPIMKALADATTAVMGAPAMNASLEEQGMFADLHIGDVAAGAYVKAEAAKWKPVITSLGAAIGR; the protein is encoded by the coding sequence ATGCAAAGACGCCATTTCATCCAAGCCGCCGGTGCGACAACCCTATTCACCTGGTTGCCTGCGCAAGCCCAAGCCTACCCGTCGCGCACCGTGCGCATGGTGGTTCCTTTCCCGCCTGGCGGACCCACCGACAGCTTTGCCCGCTTGTATGCTGACGCGCTCGGCAAACAACTCGGCCAGACCGTGGTGGTTGAGAACAAAGCGGGTGCATCGGGCGCGATTGGCAGCCTGGATGTGAAGAACAGTGCAGCCGATGGCTATACCCTGTTGTTCGCCACGGCTTCGACGCATGCGCTCTACAACCTGATCGAGCCCAACCCGCGCTACAGCGCCACGGACGATTTTGACTATGTGGGTGTGCTGGGCGGCGCGCCGGTGGCCCTGGCGGTCTCGCCTGCCATGCCCAAGACGCTCAAAGGCCTTGTGGCCCTGGCCAAGGAAAAGCCGGGCAAGCTGAACTACGGTTCGCCCGGCACCGGCACGCTGCTGCACGTGGCCACCGAACGTTTCAAACAGATGACTGGCGCCGACATCACACACATTCCCTACAAGGGCACAGGCCCCGCGCTGCAAGACCTGATGGGTGGCCAGATCGACATGGCCGTCGGCACCTTGGGAGGCTTGTTGCCCCTGCACCGCAGCGGCAAGCTGCGCATCGTGGGTGTGGCCACCGCCAAGCGTCTGTCCATGGCGCCAGACGTCATGACCATCGCCGAATCGGCGGAGATGTCGGCGCCCTTTGAAGCGATGCTGTGGAACGTGGTCGCGGTGCCCCGCAACCTGCCCGCACCCATCATGAAGGCGTTGGCAGACGCCACCACGGCGGTCATGGGCGCGCCCGCAATGAATGCCAGCCTGGAAGAGCAGGGCATGTTCGCCGATCTGCACATTGGTGATGTGGCCGCGGGTGCCTACGTGAAGGCCGAAGCGGCCAAGTGGAAGCCCGTGATCACCAGCCTGGGTGCTGCTATCGGGCGGTGA
- a CDS encoding tripartite tricarboxylate transporter substrate binding protein has product MKRRRIVQALGGVFVLGTALQAPMVQAQTWPTKPIRIVVAFAPGGPADIAGRIVAQALQEKLGQQVVVENKGGAGGNIAARLVAKDAADGYTLLVTTSSIAVNQTLYKDPGFNVLQDFTPVSLIADSPNILVAHSSEPAPNLKAFLQLYKGKSVSYGSAGIGSTPHLTGDNVLRVLGGLDATHIPYQGAAPALQATAANQVQVASVALPPAIPLVRSGMVKGLAVTSLKRNPSLPDVPTVAESGFPGFEDYTWVGLFGPAKLPADIATRINGIVNEALAKPQYRERLAAAGLDAKAGSSAEFGSYLGKEVTKWGGIIKQTGVSPQ; this is encoded by the coding sequence ATGAAACGCAGACGCATAGTGCAGGCTTTAGGCGGTGTGTTCGTGCTCGGCACGGCATTGCAGGCCCCCATGGTTCAGGCACAGACTTGGCCCACCAAACCGATCCGCATCGTCGTGGCGTTTGCGCCAGGCGGCCCGGCCGACATCGCTGGACGCATCGTCGCCCAGGCGCTGCAAGAGAAACTGGGTCAGCAGGTGGTGGTCGAAAACAAGGGCGGGGCAGGGGGCAACATCGCGGCGCGTCTTGTCGCCAAGGATGCGGCCGATGGCTACACCCTGCTGGTGACCACGAGTTCGATCGCGGTCAACCAGACGCTCTACAAAGATCCGGGGTTCAATGTGCTTCAGGATTTCACGCCCGTGAGTCTGATCGCCGACAGCCCCAACATCCTGGTGGCCCATTCCAGCGAGCCGGCCCCCAACCTGAAGGCGTTTCTGCAACTGTACAAAGGCAAGAGCGTGTCCTATGGCTCAGCCGGCATCGGCAGCACGCCCCACCTGACCGGCGACAACGTGTTGCGGGTGCTGGGCGGGCTGGACGCCACCCACATTCCGTACCAGGGCGCCGCCCCGGCCCTGCAGGCTACCGCCGCCAACCAGGTGCAGGTCGCCAGCGTGGCCTTGCCGCCGGCGATTCCGCTGGTGCGCAGCGGCATGGTCAAAGGCCTGGCCGTCACCAGCCTGAAGCGCAACCCTTCGTTGCCGGATGTGCCCACCGTCGCCGAGTCCGGGTTCCCGGGCTTTGAGGACTACACCTGGGTGGGTCTGTTTGGCCCCGCCAAGTTACCGGCTGACATTGCCACGCGCATCAACGGCATCGTGAATGAAGCTTTGGCCAAACCGCAGTACCGCGAACGACTGGCCGCCGCTGGGCTGGATGCCAAAGCAGGTTCATCGGCCGAATTCGGCAGCTACCTCGGCAAGGAAGTCACCAAATGGGGTGGCATCATCAAACAGACTGGAGTGTCCCCGCAATGA
- a CDS encoding tripartite tricarboxylate transporter TctB family protein: MRIGHQKDFWSGVMFLAVGVGFAWGATNYSFGNEVRPGPGSFPFGLGILTAVLGLVILLKSLVYRSDSSGDIERVAWRPLLVVIGSVVLFGFTLPSLGLFVALPLLVFTTALAGDEFRLRDVLLNATVLTLGSWAVFVMGLNLIIPLWPRFLT, from the coding sequence ATGCGAATCGGCCACCAAAAAGACTTCTGGTCCGGCGTCATGTTCTTGGCTGTGGGCGTGGGCTTCGCCTGGGGTGCGACGAACTACAGCTTTGGCAACGAGGTGCGGCCAGGGCCAGGGTCCTTTCCTTTTGGCCTGGGCATCCTGACCGCGGTGCTGGGTCTGGTTATCTTGCTGAAATCCCTGGTCTACCGGTCCGACAGCTCTGGTGACATTGAGCGCGTGGCCTGGAGACCCTTGCTCGTGGTCATCGGTTCGGTCGTGTTGTTTGGGTTCACCTTGCCGAGCCTTGGCCTGTTTGTGGCACTTCCGCTGCTGGTGTTCACGACCGCGCTGGCAGGGGACGAGTTTCGCCTTCGCGATGTCTTGCTGAATGCCACCGTGCTCACGTTGGGTAGCTGGGCAGTGTTTGTGATGGGGTTGAACCTCATCATTCCTTTGTGGCCCCGTTTCCTCACCTGA